The region TTGTCTTGAAAACCAATGATACCCTTTTCATTAAATTCAAACACAATGATTATTTTGCAAAAAATGTAGATGACCGAAGAGATTTCATGGTGACCCAAGATTCTGCAAATACAGACATAATCTATTCCAATGACGTTAGATTGAGAATAGAAAAAACAGATGAAAAATTACCCTATATTCAAATTGAGAAGCAAGCCAAAGGAAAATCCTTAGCAGAAGCAAGACAAAGAGCAGAACAAATAAAATACAAATATAAAATTGAAGGAAATAAATTGATTTTAGACAATTATTTGTTGACTGATTTCAAAAACAAATTCCGCGATCAGGAAATAGAAATTACTTTATATTTGCCTGAAGGAACTTTGTTTAAATTAGATTCCAGCACTAAAAATTATGAATTTACTGATGGTGATTATTTTACATGGAATCCTGATTTTACTGATGCCGTTTACATAGTGAACAACACTAAAATAGAATGTCTGAATTGCGCAATCGAAGAAGATCAAGAAATGGCGAACGATTATGAATACAATGATAACGAAGGAACCAATGTTACCATCAATAAGGACGGTATTTCGATAAAAAATGACAGCACTATTCATTCAAAAAAAGACATCCAAGAGCTAAAAATAAACAAAGACGGTATAATCATTAAAACGAAATAGTCATGTTAAAAATCATCTCAATCATCACAAAATTTATTCTGGTTGCCTTAACAGCCTTACTATTTGCATCCTGTAACCATTCTGTAAACTTTAAATCGATAAAAGGAAGCGGAACTGTAACTACCGAAAAAAGAGCCGTACATGGCGAATTTAAAAGTGTCGAAGTAAGCAACGCTATTGACCTTGTTATTGAACAATCAGACAAAAAGGAAGTTATTGTGGAGGCTGATGATAATTTACAACAAAGCATTACTACAAAAGTGGAAAATGGTGTACTCATTATCGGATGTGATTACAATTCATTTGTCAATATTGAATCCAAAAAAGTGATCGTGAGGATGCCTGTTATTGAAGAATTGAGTGCTTCAAGCGCTTCCTCTGTAAGCAGCATCAATACACTAAAAGGAGAAAACATCAACCTTAGAACATCAAGTGCCTCTAGTATGAATCTAAGCATAAAAGCAGACTACATTAGCACAAAATCAAGCAGCGGAAGCACGATTAGCATTTCTGGTTTGGCACTGAATCTTAAAGCCATCGCTTCTAGCGGAAGTGAAATCAACGCAGCAGACTTATTAGTAAATGATGTAGAAGCAAAATCATCCAGTGGTGCTTCCATTCGATTGCATCCTATTGTCAGTTTAAACGCCAGAGCCTCTAGCGGAAGTAGTATTTCCTATAACACAATTCCTAAATCAATCGAAAAAAGATCGAGTTCAGGAGGAAGTATCTCACACAATTAAGCAGATAGAATTTTACCAATAAAAACAATCATCGAAAACTTTAAAACCGGCCAAAAAAATCCTTACTCCTTTCAAAGAAGTAAGGATTCTTTTTTATCATCATCCTTAAACTAAAAACGAATAAAAAGTCCCAACCTTCACGTATCAAATTAGCATACAAAACACTCCGCAATAGAAAATGTTTTAATTATATTTGTAGAAACACCTATTAAAGATGAAGAAATACACTTTCCTACTCCTGTTTATTTTGTCGACTACTTTGGCTTTGGCACAAAAAAAAGAAAAAATAAAAGGGTCAAAAACCGTCACTA is a window of Flavobacterium acetivorans DNA encoding:
- a CDS encoding head GIN domain-containing protein, yielding MLKIISIITKFILVALTALLFASCNHSVNFKSIKGSGTVTTEKRAVHGEFKSVEVSNAIDLVIEQSDKKEVIVEADDNLQQSITTKVENGVLIIGCDYNSFVNIESKKVIVRMPVIEELSASSASSVSSINTLKGENINLRTSSASSMNLSIKADYISTKSSSGSTISISGLALNLKAIASSGSEINAADLLVNDVEAKSSSGASIRLHPIVSLNARASSGSSISYNTIPKSIEKRSSSGGSISHN